In the genome of Fusarium poae strain DAOMC 252244 chromosome 1, whole genome shotgun sequence, the window GACTCCTGTTGGTGCAGCTGCGTTATCTGTCGATGTTGACGACGCCTCTGCTGCCGCCGGGCCAATTGACGACGCTGCATCGACCAACGACGTCACCACAGCGCTGAGACCGTCTGTCGTAGAAGAGGCAACATCGTCGGTTTCTGAAGCTTCAGTCTTGGTGACAACCATTGTTGTAGCCTTTGTTTCGGACGCCATTGTCGTTGTGATCTCAACTGTGAtggccttggtcttggtggtAGCGCTAGCCGCAGCAGTCGAGCTCGATTTGTCGTCTTCGTCCGCTTCGGCAACACCACCAGCCTTCTTGACTCGCTCCTTGACCCAGTCGGCAGCTTCGTCTGTAAAAACATCAAAGTAGTTGAGATGCGTCTTTACGTCTTTGCCCTGCGCGCAGATGGGGTCTGTCGCAACGCAATATGCGTTTAACACATCACCGTAGCTTGCCAAGTTGGCGAGCTGGTCTGCGGGGCGAGGGAAGAGGCCATTCTTGCTAACGCCTGAGAGAACATTGTATGGCTGATCCGCCGTGTGCCGAGTATCGCCGAACAACATAGCAGCGACAACTAAGAAGAGAATGTGTTAGTTACGTCACAGACTGTTGGTTGAGAGCACTGGGCAGGATAAGGGCACGGCTTACTGCTGCTGCCGGGCCTAGAATCGGGGCTCAGGCCGGCGATCTTATCCTCGACACAATCTTGGAAGAAAACACCTCCACCACCGCCAAGGATATCACCGACGACCTGTGCACCCTGCGAGTAACCGCTGACGACGAGCTTCGATTTGGGACATTTCTTGTTGTATTCTGTGATTTGTTTCTTGCCATTGACGACACCCTCGGTGACTGAATCGCAAAATGGTGCTTCTAGAgggttgttgaagatgatgtctTCGTAGTCGCAGCTCTTGTAGCCGTCGCAAATAGCTTTGGCCAATACGCCCTGTCGTCCTGGATAGGGCTCGTTATTTCCTTTTGCGAGGAAGACGTGGACGTCTTTACACTCGGAAGCTCGGATGCCAATTGAGTGGGCAGCAGCCGCATTGGTGAGAAGGAAGAGTAGTGATGTTTTTTGCTGCATTGTAAAGTTGTGTTTTGTTTGGTATGTTTTGTTTGGGtctggagagagagagagagaagggAGGAATGAAGGGAGGACTCGTACTCTTTAACAAATACCTAACTAACTGATCAATGTCTTTGACTCCCTTGACAACAATTCGTCACTGACCCAAAACAGAGACGAGAAACAAGAGACGAGACCCGTTTCATTGCTAGGATCCCCTGGAAGCGCCCCAGGTTttttcttcatcatggcccaTAATGAAAGTGGGAATTTCAAGAGTTCGGCCCTGCAGGTTCCGACAGACAGTATTAAACGCTATAGTGGAGTACCCGTATGCACTAACTTCTAACCTGAGCCAGGTGCTATGGAGCCTGCAGTTAGGTAGTAGTCAGTGCTCAGCTGACCGATCACGGGTAGTCTCTCCACTATAGCGGACGAATTGCCTGAACAAGAAACTTCAGCGCTATCTGCGTATCTCCAAGACGCTGGAATTCAAAGATAACAGCTCGTATATCCGTAGGTACGATCTACGGATACGGTCCAACACTTTAGACAacaatacctacctagccaACAAGTTAGATACATACAAACTTAGCCTCCTTCCCGTCTGATCAACAGTAGCATCCGCTCCGCACCTCATTTACCATCTCATTTAACTTCCTAGTGAACATGTCCCCGGTTATCAGCATCCTTGAAAAAAGGGTTAAAGTCGTACGTCTGATGTCGCTCATCCTTCTCCCAAACCAAGTCCCCTCCTTCTGAGTGAATCCTGAAATGTGACTCTCTCAATCGCTCAGCTTGCTCAGGAGTCAAGTTGTCCGTCACCTTACCCGTGTACACCAGAGCTTTGTTACGGCCCTTGAAGCAATCATTTGTCCTGTCACCGTGGTTATTACCGGGTTCATAGTCGGGGAATGTTTGTAGCCGATCAAGCAATGACCGATGTAAGACTGCCCCGCGGGGAATGTCACGGTATGATCCCATGT includes:
- a CDS encoding hypothetical protein (SECRETED:SignalP(1-19)~CAZy:CE5), whose translation is MQQKTSLLFLLTNAAAAHSIGIRASECKDVHVFLAKGNNEPYPGRQGVLAKAICDGYKSCDYEDIIFNNPLEAPFCDSVTEGVVNGKKQITEYNKKCPKSKLVVSGYSQGAQVVGDILGGGGGVFFQDCVEDKIAGLSPDSRPGSSIVAAMLFGDTRHTADQPYNVLSGVSKNGLFPRPADQLANLASYGDVLNAYCVATDPICAQGKDVKTHLNYFDVFTDEAADWVKERVKKAGGVAEADEDDKSSSTAAASATTKTKAITVEITTTMASETKATTMVVTKTEASETDDVASSTTDGLSAVVTSLVDAASSIGPAAAEASSTSTDNAAAPTGVPLAGIIMGVAALLAI